TCGTGCCCCCGGGCGGGCGCAAGGTCGACCGCATCCCCCCGCCGGTCGTGGTGTACCAGCCCCGACAGGCGAGTGGCCCGTCGACCGGTGATCGGCTGCCCATCTCAGTGGTTCCGTCGCGGCGGAACGGACTCGTGCGCGCGTCGCTGCTCGTCACGCTGATCGCGGTCATCGGCGGTGCTGCGGCGATCTGGTGGCTGCGGGTCGAAGATCGCGCGCTGGCGGGCATGGTCAGCGCGCTCGTGGTCGCCCTGCTGCTGCTGTCGACAGCGTTGGCGATCGGCGGCATCGCGACCGCGGTCCGTCGCTCGATCACGTGGATCACGCCCGTCCTCGCGCTCATCGCCGCGCTCGGCGCCCTCGCCTGCGCGGTGACCGTCGCGGCGAGTCTCGTCATCGGATTCGAGCTGCCGGCCGTCTTCTCGGACGTCGCCGAGTGGGTCGAGGGCGTGATCCCCCGGTGATCGTCGAGTTGGTGGGCCCCAAGATTTCGATTGTGTGAACGGTCCTTCACAGCGGCGTTCGATGGCCTAGTATCGCGGACAGGGGTTTCTTGAGGAAGTCTTTACCCGAGCGCAAGCAAGCAGCATTGACTCGGCGACGAGCGACATCAAGGATCGTCTTGGGGTGATGGCACGTACCCGATTCGTGTCGGATCCTGCTCTGGGAAGCTGGGAATGCTGGGAACTCGGGGTCACTGAGGACCCACGCACGCCCTGTGGACGTCGGAGCCGACACATCC
This region of Microbacterium thalassium genomic DNA includes:
- a CDS encoding DUF2510 domain-containing protein — translated: MMPDTPSSASPAPGWYAESQAGPRLRWWNGSAWTDHYRLVDEAPSSNGGPHRSDEASEPVSRAARRAAEREASIEADGLGSAAAPAAPNPVTWRAVVDPPADEPAATQPVSAVDISPTIGMPAAPSREADDGALTAGFGAAGQVGPIPDNVVPPGGRKVDRIPPPVVVYQPRQASGPSTGDRLPISVVPSRRNGLVRASLLVTLIAVIGGAAAIWWLRVEDRALAGMVSALVVALLLLSTALAIGGIATAVRRSITWITPVLALIAALGALACAVTVAASLVIGFELPAVFSDVAEWVEGVIPR